In a single window of the Fusarium falciforme chromosome 3, complete sequence genome:
- a CDS encoding Brr6-like-C-C domain-containing protein — protein sequence MDRRTFEGPMDWEYQDSGPFDPTSPFTHAAKSNSQNVFASPSKSSRPNPFANLGTPTKAQPPQTSLFTPQLPSKAAAPPFRNPAFTTPRRPFEDLALSEASGAEDSPAQTEVSDYPNDTPEADRMSDVTMSGVSSPSKVDKSFRYGKSPFATKKHTSGRGEIRPARDLSVSDIMRKRKRHNLDKDVSIVRSRWEESEADSDDSVAPKQHRSRSKKKAKEPAKGFVGKLFHMLEEHPNAPDNLYRWIKLLVNFFLVSIFVYIGWSVVDTIRTDIYNANEFARLEITGKIAECTKEYTVNGCQREIRPPALDPMCEGWKTCMEQNPGSIMRVKVTAKQIAEIINEFSDTMNLKAWGFFFAVLIFCSIANNFVFGGYANKAPAPVQSQPATTIHDPSIPPEGGPGFMWIPVQTPRMQRHRMLDEGTDTDNSPPKMKPILAAPYTPSGRRSPSKGDRPRSPVKYNRSPSKGNRDPFA from the exons ATGGATCGCCGAACTTTCGAGGGTCCCATGGACTGGGAATACCAGGACAGCGGTCCATTTGATCCCACGAGTCCCTTTACACATGCAGCAAAGAGCAACTCACAGAATG TTTTTGCATCACCCTCGAAATCTTCGCGACCGAACCCTTTTGCGAACCTGGGCACACCCACAAAAGCTCAACCACCCCAGACTTCCCTCTTTACACCTCAACTACcctccaaggctgctgctCCGCCCTTCCGGAATCCTGCCTTTACTACTCCCCGACGGCCCTTTGAGGATCTAGCCTTGTCAGAAGCTTCTGGTGCCGAAGATAGCCCTGCTCAGACAGAGGTGTCTGACTACCCCAACGATACTCCAGAGGCGGATCGCATGAGCGATGTTACCATGAGCGGAGTCTCGAGCCCATCGAAAGTCGACAAGTCATTCCGCTATGGCAAGTCTCCTTTCGCAACCAAGAAGCACACATctgggagaggagagattAGACCAGCCCGAGACCTCTCGGTGTCTGATATCATGCGCAAGAGAAAGAGGCACAATCTCGACAAGGACGTCAGCATAGTACGCAGCCGATGGGAAGAGTCAGAGGCCGACTCCGACGATAGCGTGGCACCGAAGCAGCACCGATCTcgaagcaagaagaaggccaaggagcctGCTAAGGGTTTCGTAGGGAAGCTGTTCCATATGCTGGAAGAGCATCCCAACGCCCCCGACAATTTGTACCGGTGGATAAAGTTACTGGTCAACTTTTTTCTGGTCTCAATCTTCGTCTACATTGGTTGGTCTGTCGTGGATACTATTAGAACCGACATCTACAACGCCAACGAGTTTGCACGTCTCGAGATCACGGGCAAGATCGCAGAGTGTACTAAAGAGTATACCGTGAACGGGTGCCAGAGGGAGATCCGGCCACCAGCTCTCGACCCAATGTGTGAAGGGTGGAAAACCTGCATGGAACAGAACCCCGGGTCCATCATGAGGGTCAAGGTCACGGCGAAGCAGATTGCCGAGATCATCAACGAGTTCTCGGACACAATGAATCTGAAGGCCTGG GGATTTTTCTTTGCGGTCCTTATCTTCTGCTCAATCGCAAACAACTTTGTATTTGGCGGCTACGCCAACAAGGCACCGGCGCCTGTCCAGTCACAGCCGGCCACTACGATCCATGATCCATCAATTCCTCCAGAGGGTGGTCCTGGATTCATGTGGATTCCTGTTCAGACGCCCAGAATGCAGCGACATAGGATGCTCGATGAAGGTACGGACACGGATAACTCGCCGCCCAAGATGAAGCCGATTCTGGCGGCACCTTATACACCTTCTGGACGTCGAAGCCCAAGCAAGGGAGACCGGCCACGAAGTCCAGTTAAGTACAACCGAAGTCCAAGCAAGGGAAACCGTGACCCCTTTGCATAA
- a CDS encoding Zn(2)-C6 fungal-type domain-containing protein: MDVDSAPSGGPNQQHPSSENTPQGQGAHAGASGAPSQGNPTPTSVQSSNTPSTASGTANPISHSQNSKRRRGLGIVTPNACTECRKKRAKCDGQKPCGRCKGQKDVECVYEIPVRQSKENLRSEIENLRQRQRSSDQVFAALVRPELWEEVLTRLRGGQSVETISEWLGGILPSGGGAIPSFAPRPEAPTMGPVAGFPGGGLGTLAAMSLGVNPVAAPQGSLRPEMGQHSPWHFSSHSQAGSTRSNSHPDVMSWTTDLRGPPQTRVGSWAEGIYPDQMSDGMPRYRGVEQVLSPLNEPELRVPATTWTNITQDITLVQHLLALYFCWEYPTFASLSKEHFLQDFQEGRYRYCSPILMNALLALGCRFSTQPMSRANPNDPYTSGDHFFKESLRLFAQETDHHSLTTIQALGIMSIREASCGRDSESWYYAGQSIRLAIEMGLHRIQDEGDEDEIAVQSATFWGAFALDHAWSLATGSLPQCSCFPHLPPKPAIIGDIEASLWVPYTDDGAPLQRSCQQPSNVRSVYKCFCELSVLVHRSLYILHSPGRPLTSRDLLDIYTQYLNWYDRIPEVLRLGHNFTPAVLFAHMYYHFAILLLFRPLIKLRIIGSKVSPRDVCSQAADAIQGLSRSYSSLYTLRRTPSFVPYFVLTSAIMHLAIGATTVKSDDEDDDMERDMERAAKIDPHVVESITQGIADLTEMAPCHHFAEQALNILRYLAQKWDIEVGISGDKLTAEEYDRLVKPHTGSLNFFAPSVREGDIMCQWGTGQLLAGGDDTASVKKTGDSMENPLFWPFPMQGRPILPSGKELEQAGFAVI, encoded by the exons ATGGACGTGGACAGCGCCCCTTCGGGGGGGCCCAACCAGCAGCACCCCAGCTCTGAAAACAcgcctcaaggtcaaggagctcacGCGGGAGCTTCGGGAGCTCCATCCCAGGGCAACCCTACCCCCACCTCAGTCCAGTCCTCTAATACACCTTCAACCGCCTCGGGCACCGCAAACCCAATCAGTCATTCGCAAAACTCAAAGCGCCGTCGTGGCTTGGGTATCGTGACACCCAATGCTTGTACAGAATGTCGCAAGAAGCGCGCAAAG TGCGACGGCCAAAAGCCATGTGGGCGTTGTAAAGGACAAAAAGACGTCGAATGTGTTTACGAGATCCCTGTGCGACAGTCGAAAGAAAACCTGCGGTCCGAGATTGAAAACCTCCGCCAACGGCAGCGTTCTAGCGATCAAGTCTTTGCTGCGCTCGTCCGGCCAGAGCTTTGGGAGGAGGTCCTGACTCGGCTTCGTGGTGGCCAGTCTGTTGAGACTATATCAGAATGGCTCGGTGGCATCCTGCCCTCAGGCGGAGGCGCAATACCTTCGTTCGCCCCGCGGCCTGAAGCACCTACTATGGGCCCTGTTGCTGGCTTTCCGGGTGGTGGACTTGGAACATTGGCGGCCATGAGCCTCGGTGTGAACCCTGTGGCCGCGCCACAGGGTTCGCTGAGGCCTGAGATGGGTCAGCATAGTCCTTGGCACTTCTCTTCTCATAGCCAGGCTGGATCAACTCGAAGCAACTCGCACCCAGACGTCATGAGCTGGACGACGGATCTTAGAGGGCCGCCACAGACTCGAGTAGGATCATGGGCAGAGGGCATCTACCCAGACCAAATGTCAGACGGCATGCCGAGGTATCGCGGCGTCGAGCAGGTTCTGTCACCATTGAATGAACCTGAGCTGCGAGTGCCGGCCACCACATGGACGAACATCACTCAAGATATTACCCTCGTGCAGCACCTCTTGGCGCTCTACTTTTGCTGGGAATATCCTACCTTTGCCTCGTTAAGCAAGGAACACTTCCTGCAAGACTTTCAGGAGGGGCGATATCGATACTGCTCGCCGATCCTGATGAATGCTCTTCTCGCCCTGGGCTGTCGATTCTCGACTCAGCCCATGTCGCGTGCGAATCCTAACGACCCCTACACATCTGGCGATCACTTTTTCAAGGAGTCGCTGCGACTATTCGCTCAAGAGACAGATCATCACTCTCTGACAACGATTCAAGCGCTCGGTATAATGTCAATTCGTGAAGCAAGTTGTGGACGAGACTCAGAAAGCTGGTATTATGCAGGTCAAAGTATCCGGCTTGCCATTGAGATGGGACTCCACCGCATTCAGGATGAGGGGGACGAAGATGAAATCGCAGTTCAGTCGGCAACCTTTTGGGGAGCATTTGCGCTGGATCA TGCCTGGTCCCTCGCCACGGGCTCATTGCCTCAGTGTTCCTGCTTCCCTCACCTACCACCGAAGCCCGCGATAATAGGAGATATCGAGGCTTCTCTGTGGGTGCCCTACACCGACGACG GGGCTCCGCTGCAACGCTCATGCCAGCAGCCATCTAATGTACGATCCGTGTACAAGTGTTTTTGCGAATTGAGTGTGCTGGTTCACCGATCTCTGTACATTCTACACTCTCCGGGCAGGCCCCTGACATCTAGGGACCTGCTGGACATTTACACCCAGTACCTGAACTGGTATGATCGGATACCAGAGGTGCTGCGGCTGGGGCACAATTTTACCCCAGCCGTTTTATTTGCCCA CATGTATTATCACTTTGCGATCTTACTACTTTTCCGACCCCTAATCAAGTTACGGATCATCGGATCCAAGGTCTCGCCGCGAGACGTTTGCTCTCAGGCAGCAGACGCCATCCAAGGCCTCTCGAGGTCATATTCATCTCTATACACCTTGCGAAGGACTCCATCCTTCGTCCCCTACTTTGTCCTCACATCAGCCATCATGCATTTGGCTATTGGGGCAACAACGGTTAAgtcggatgatgaggatgacgacatgGAGAGAGACATGGAGAGGGCGGCAAAGATCGACCCTCATGTGGTGGAATCAATTACTCAGGGGATCGCGGATCTCACCGAAATGGCTCCCTGCCATCACTTTGCCGAGCAGGCTCTCAACATACTACGCTATCTCGCCCAGAAATGGGACATCGAAGTGGGCATCAGCGGCGACAAGCTGACAGCGGAAGAGTACGATCGGCTGGTGAAGCCGCACACAGGGAGCCTCAACTTCTTTGCGCCCAGCGTACGCGAGGGGGACATTATGTGTCAATGGGGCACAGGTCAGCTCCTTGCGGGAGGCGATGACACAGCCAGTGTCAAGAAGACGGGGGATAGTATGGAGAACCCTCTCTTCTGGCCATTCCCGATGCAAGGACGTCCTATTCTGCCAAGCGGCAAGGAGTTGGAGCAGGCAGGCTTTGCGGTGATATAA
- a CDS encoding Endoplasmic reticulum junction formation protein lunapark: MVAFWPWKGESADFEKTLSTLSSKIADTQASLDKVRSNSRRARVLWTLYLSFAYLVYAIVLLLVVGYKNLGAYEWTGLCSGPLLIYATRTTLAAYYNFRIESLSARLKDHQQERAKTIQKLKDATKYDSTMELIEKYGGDGPTKGKKKKGSAEDNSEDKMDGKNHPGGSPAQGISGRTRMPPPPTANIQRREGPPAGRPMPAPNPLEPGAEFAPNAEFSGPPPAFFPGTPNPPPSTYSSYSTSETHWYDRIFDVLLGEDETAPKNRIVLICQSCRLVNGQAPPGTKTLAEMGSWRCMSCGALNGEMDEGQRIVNEVLDAARDAAAEEETTSSDDIVDVTVDDVKKESEDDGPAAGVRKRRGKGKK, from the exons ATGGTGGCCTTTTGGCCCTGGAAG GGCGAATCCGCCGACTTCGAAAAGACCCTGTCCACGCTCTCTAGCAAGATCGCCGACACACAGGCCTCCCTCGACAAGGTCCGATCCAACTCCCGCCGCGCCCGTGTTCTTTGGACCCTCTACCTTTCCTTTGCCTACCTCGTTTACGCCATCGTCCTACTGCTCGTCGTCGGATATAAGAACCTCGGCGCATACGAATGGACCGGCCTGTGCAGCGGACCGTTGCT CATCTACGCTACTCGCACGACCCTCGCCGCTTACTACAACTTTCGCATCGAGAGCCTCAGCGCTCGCCTCAAGGATCACCAGCAGGAGCGCGCAAAGACCAttcagaagctcaaggatgcCACCAAGTATGACTCCACCATGGAGCTGATCGAGAAGTACGGCGGCGACGGACCgacaaagggcaagaagaagaagggcagcGCCGAGGACAACTCCGAAGATAAGATGGACGGCAAGAATCATCCCGGCGGTAGTCCTGCTCAGGGTATCTCGGGTCGCACTCGCATGCCGCCTCCTCCTACGGCCAATATTCAGCGCCGAGAGGGCCCCCCCGCCGGTAGGCCCATGCCCGCCCCGAATCCCTTGGAGCCCGGTGCCGAGTTTGCGCCCAATGCCGAGTTCTCTGGTCCTCCTCCGGCCTTCTTTCCCGGCACGCCCAATCCTCCACCGAGCACGTACTCCTCCTATTCGACCTCCGAGACCCACTGGTACGACCGCATCTTTGACGTCCTCCTCGGTGAAGACGAGACGGCCCCCAAGAACCGCATCGTCCTAATCTGCCAGTCCTGCCGCCTCGTCAACGGTCAGGCCCCTCCTGGAACAAAGACCCTCGCCGAGATGGGCTCCTGGAGGTGCATGTCGTGCGGAGCGCTCAACGGAGAGATGGACGAGGGCCAGCGTATCGTGAACGAGGTGCTGGATGCGGCCAGAGATGCTGCCGCCGAAGAGGAAACCACTTCTAGCGATGATATCGTCGATGTGACGGTTGACGATgtgaagaaggagagtgAAGACGATGGGCCCGCCGCGGGCGTTAGAAAGCGAAggggcaagggcaagaagtaA
- a CDS encoding SWIRM domain-containing protein — protein MADKPHSGYTCAMQPSTTFDKNSSSNKPTQFKSSPFFSPSSLFSSPFHQLPSINTNTTTMATNAPHSAQALNSMGPPAHPASSMASKKYDLSSLMSPPDQVHDSFNHGHHQSDISKPATSNNSSKHPMPMSPPISPYSKAMSTAETPTTPPHQVKDPVLYPAEEVPSSPAQTPLFAPAELEDHRRIVDDHVRARSPTSFAGVIPPKREEYELALTFRSQVMKHYTANRKAWLLKERAFLEADRRAHAQRYHTILPAAKPAAAKPTRARGDRVQKPQSAPRPIRTHPGAATTGPIRPTPRVSATPEPSRRVVAPNREDKDFRALPDYCPPLNSLPNRPNSLKVDWKGQPVDLSNDPHVSLLHPDEVSLASNLRLDCATYLTSKRRIFERRLLCLRNNKEFRKTDAQQACKIDVNKASKLWTAFDRVGWLDADWVRQYL, from the coding sequence ATGGCTGACAAACCACATTCTGGGTATACCTGCGCCATGCAACCTTCCACCACATTCGACAAGAACAGTTCGTCAAACAAACCGACTCAATTCAAGTCATCTCCattcttctctccctcttctctgtTTTCTTCCCCCTTTCATCAACTTCCATCAATCAACACAAACACCACCACAATGGCGACGAACGCGCCTCACAGCGCCCAGGCGCTCAACTCAATGGGCCCTCCTGCCCATCCTGCTTCTTCAATGGCCTCCAAGAAGTACGACCTCAGCAGCTTGATGTCGCCTCCGGACCAGGTTCACGATAGCTTCAATCACGGTCATCACCAATCCGACATTAGCAAGCCTGCGACTTCGAACAACTCGAGCAAGCATCCAATGCCAATGTCGCCTCCCATCTCTCCTTACAGCAAAGCGATGTCGACGGCCGAGACTCCCACCACTCCCCCTCACCAGGTTAAGGACCCCGTTCTCTACCCTGCCGAGGAAGTCCCTTCCAGCCCTGCTCAGACTCCTCTCTTTGCTCCCGCCGAACTCGAAGACCACCGCCGCATTGTCGACGACCATGTTCGCGCCCGATCTCCTACCTCTTTCGCCGGAGTGATCCCACCCAAGCGCGAAGAGTACGAGCTCGCCCTCACCTTCCGATCTCAGGTCATGAAGCACTACACGGCCAATCGAAAGGCATGGCTTCTCAAGGAGAGAGCATTCCTCGAGGCTGACCGCCGCGCCCATGCCCAACGATACCATACCATCCTGCCCGCCGCTAAGCCTGCTGCCGCCAAGCCAACCCGGGCGCGCGGCGACCGGGTCCAGAAGCCCCAGTCTGCCCCGCGACCGATCCGTACCCACCCCGGCGCCGCCACCACCGGCCCCATTCGACCTACTCCACGTGTTAGTGCCACGCCTGAGCCCTCTCGTCGGGTCGTGGCCCCCAACCGCGAGGACAAGGACTTCAGGGCCCTTCCCGACTACTGCCCTCCTCTGAACTCGCTGCCCAACCGACCCAACAGCCTCAAGGTGGACTGGAAGGGACAACCTGTTGACCTGAGCAACGACCCTCATGTCAGCCTCCTGCACCCCGACGAGGTGTCGCTCGCCAGCAACCTGCGACTGGACTGCGCTACGTACCTGACCAGCAAGCGACGCATCTTTGAGCGACGACTCCTCTGCCTTCGCAACAACAAGGAGTTCCGCAAGACGGATGCGCAGCAGGCCTGCAAGATCGATGTCAACAAGGCCTCCAAGCTTTGGACTGCCTTTGACCGGGTTGGTTGGCTCGATGCCGACTGGGTTCGTCAGTACCTGTAG
- a CDS encoding GRIP domain-containing protein has translation MFQRFKSAIDRTIAEEQARQQSAAQSRTPSRTASTSSRKANASPTKRDRAKKAAADAGDAANPDPAVFEAAFVIDDSDEPSRAGTPKPPAAADEAKGEKSTEQAGSSDEKSSETKDESATDKSSEGVADAPAAKPEPPAKPQELTPEIRQKLRKLEKLEATYPELLRSYRVAHRRATAIEPFEKALRENTPLTSIGDPEALVEYLDQLNLRSDMVMEELKKVSADKDELQKKHNEAEEKAKKLEEELETLKAGNADQPKAEGADKPEDAQEEQQEEAAPEKAKSPVASVIGMFSPKHRPQKSVSEVTESKESSEEFFSYDDEFPQLQAEVASKSEEIEDLKAKVESLQQELATVKENSDGLVESLENATRELSESRDAVSTQQSLQTQLEARNKEIESLNQRLQDARAQLKKLEEEKTTQTAKVEEMEASLATSDKRAKELDAELTKASNAKNISKKLIDDLNTQINALKKEKSESQTKIDELTKKLETQSTPPTPTPTATPTPAPSQPAAAPAATGGGKKKNKKKKGKGGAGGAGASAPAPAAEAAPATPEPAPATPVETAGNSALEAEIAQLKEEIAEKDSQIERLSKKRKTEEDLREEIESLEENLLTIGQDHVEAKEKIKSLEAEKVELKAQIADLEKKVSSSASDAQASSKLQGEIDTLKTEYDDLKEKTATLQADLGAAQQLAQNRFKDLTGLREVLQKAQPELKSLRQESATLKTTKEELATKVKELKDMEKREKDLKRDVERAQKISSDRETEIKGLQEKLTAETNAKLQLENAQRVSGRDLRRSEAEKVELSAKAEKAERELQTVQEELAKLRPRVKELEEQMHKLKREKTAAQEEVDFKAQQYANAQGLLSSMRDQTAEMSVQLKESKSQAESLEEELAEVQRLLQERTREGETMRRLLADVDERADNKVREMRARMEAAVEERDRIEDESSTLARRKTRETEDLKQKLRDLEREVKTLTNERDELEHREKEWRRRREELESVEEKAEAEASELRTTSAQLRTALDASENQVREVEKQRAELRRMLEESRQRYEKLSKDLKAAQTKLVASSSRSSFDSVRSGSNGSPAAAGGAADTVYLKTILLQFLEQKDTKLRAQLVPVLGKLLRFDKSDEQKWTKAVQHIEVR, from the exons ATGTTCCAA CGATTCAAGAGCGCCATCGATCGGACCATTGCCGAGGAACAAGCCCGCCAACAGTCAGCTGCCCAGTCGAGAACCCCCTCCAGAACAGCCTCGACGTCGTCGCGCAAGGCTAATGCCTCCCCAACGAAGCGCGATAGAGCAAAGAAGGCAGCGGCCGATGCGGGCGACGCTGCGAACCCTGACCCCGCTGTCTTCGAGGCTGCTTTTGTGATCGACGACAGCGATGAGCCCAGCCGAGCCGGGACCCCGAAACCACCAGCCGCAGCCGATGAGGCAAAGGGCGAGAAATCGACGGAGCAGGCCGGCAGCTCGGATGAAAAGTCTTCGGAGACCAAGGATGAGTCTGCCACGGACAAGTCTTCCGAAGGTGTTGCGGACGCGCCAGCAGCCAAGCCTGAGCCACCAGCAAAGCCTCAAGAGCTGACTCCGGAGATTCGCCAAAAGCTGCGCAAGTTGGAGAAACTCGAAGCAACATATCCAG AGTTGCTACGGTCTTATCGTGTCGCCCATAGAAGGGCCACTGCCATCGAGCCCTTCGAGAAAGCGCTTCGTGAAAACACGCCTTTGACATCCATAGGCGACCCCGAGGCCCTCGTGGAATACCTGGACCAACTAAACCTCCGAAGCGACATGGTAATggaggagctgaagaaggtgTCCGCGGACAAGGATGAGCTACAGAAGAAGCACAAcgaagccgaggagaaggccaagaagcttgaggaggaatTGGAGACGCTGAAAGCTGGCAATGCCGATCAACCCAAGGCCGAAGGTGCAGACAAGCCCGAAGATGCCCAGGAAgagcagcaagaagaagctgctccTGAGAAAGCCAAGTCACCAGTCGCCTCCGTCATCGGCATGTTCTCGCCAAAGCACCGACCTCAAAAGTCTGTTTCTGAAGTCACCGAGTCCAAGGAGTCTAGTGAGGAGTTCTTCTCTTACGACGACGAGTTCCCCCAGCTTCAGGCTGAGGTCGCCTCCAAGTCCGAGGAGATTGAAgatctcaaggccaaggtggaGAGTCTGCAGCAGGAGCTCGCCACTGTCAAGGAGAACAGCGATGGACTTGTTGAGAGCCTCGAGAACGCAACTCGGGAGCTCAGCGAGTCCCGTGATGCTGTATCCACTCAACAGTCTCTTCAAACTCAACTGGAGGCGCGAAACAAGGAGATCGAGTCTCTGAACCAACGACTGCAGGATGCGCGAGCACAACTCAAGAAGcttgaagaggaaaagactACTCAGACggccaaggttgaggagatggaggcttCACTTGCTACTTCAGACAAACGGGCGAAGGAGTTGGATGCGGAGCTCACCAAGGCTTCCAACGCCAAGAATATCTCCAAGAAGCTTATCGACGATCTCAACACTCAGATCAATGccttgaagaaggagaaatCTGAGAGCCAAACCAAGATTGACGAGCTGACCAAGAAACTTGAGACCCAGTCTACTCCCCCAACTCCCACCCCTACTGCAACGCCCACACCTGCACCTTCGCAGCCTGCTGCGGCCCCAGCGGCAACGGGCGGCggtaagaagaagaacaagaagaagaagggcaagggtgGTGCcggtggtgctggtgcttctGCGCCTGCTCCGGCAGCTGAGGCCGCTCCCGCTACCCCTGAGCCGGCGCCCGCAACTCCGGTCGAGACAGCTGGAAACTCAGCACTTGAGGCAGAGATTGCccagctcaaggaggagattgccgAGAAGGACAGTCAGATCGAGCGTCTAagcaagaagcgcaagacaGAGGAGGACTTGCGGGAGGAGATTGAGTCTCTAGAGGAGAACCTCCTTACCATCGGCCAAGACCACgttgaggccaaggagaagatcaagagcctcgaggccgagaaggttgAGCTCAAGGCGCAGATTGCcgacctcgagaagaaggtcagCTCGTCTGCATCAGATGCTCAGGCCAGCTCCAAGCTTCAGGGCGAGATTGACACACTGAAGACGGAGTATGACGATCTCAAGGAGAAGACAGCTACTCTACAGGCTGATCTCGGTGCTGCCCAGCAACTTGCGCAGAACCGATTCAAGGACCTCACGGGCCTCCGAGAGGTGCTACAGAAGGCGCAGCCAGAGCTCAAGAGCCTGCGCCAGGAGTCTGCTACGCTCAAGActaccaaggaggagcttgctaccaaggtcaaggagctcaaggacatgGAGAAGCGAGAGAAGGATCTGAAGCGAGATGTGGAGCGAGCCCAGAAGATTTCATCGGACCGAGAGACAGAGATCAAGGGACTACAGGAGAAGTTGACAGCTGAGACGAACGCCAAGCTTCAGCTTGAGAATGCCCAACGGGTGTCGGGACGAGACCTCCGACGATCAGAGGCTGAAAAGGTTGAGCTCAgtgccaaggccgagaaggcgGAGCGGGAGCTTCAGACGGTTCAGGAGGAGCTTGCCAAGCTGCGGCCTAGAGtgaaggagcttgaggagcaGATGCACAAGCTGAAGCGAGAGAAGACGGCGGCGCAAGAAGAGGTTGACTTTAAGGCGCAGCAGTACGCCAACGCCCAAGGTCTGCTGAGTAGCATGCGAGACCAGACGGCCGAGATGTCGGTGCAGCTTAAGGAGTCCAAGTCACAGGCAGAATCACTGGAAGAGGAACTGGCTGAGGTGCAGCGCCTACTCCAGGAACGTACTCGCGAGGGTGAGACGATGCGACGGCTGTTGGCCGACGTTGATGAGCGTGCCGACAACAAGGTTCGCGAGATGAGGGCACGAATGGAGGCAGCAGTCGAGGAGCGTGATCGAATCGAAGATGAGTCGAGTACACTGGCACGACGCAAGACTCGCGAGACAGAGGATCTGAAGCAGAAGCTACGGGATCTGGAACGCGAGGTCAAGACACTCACAAACGAGCGAGACGAGTTAGAGCACCGAGAGAAGGAGTGGCGTCGTCGACGAGAGGAGCTGGAGTCGGTTGAAgaaaaggccgaggccgaggcttcAGAGCTCCGAACGACATCAGCACAACTCCGCACGGCACTCGATGCGTCAGAGAACCAGGTGCGCGAGGTGGAGAAGCAGAGAGCTGAGCTACGGAGAATGCTCGAGGAGTCCCGACAACGGTACGAGAAGCTGtccaaggacctcaaggcGGCGCAGACCAAGCTCGTTGCCAGCTCAAGCCGGAGCTCTTTCGACTCGGTGCGAAGCGGTAGCAATGGATCACCTGCGGCGGCTGGAGGAGCTGCGGACACGGTCTATCTCAAGACGATCTTGTTGCAGTTCTTGGAGCAGAAGGATACCAAGCTTAGGGCCCAGCTTGTGCCGGTGTTGGGCAAGCTATTGCGATTTGACAA ATCGGACGAGCAGAAGTGGACCAAGGCAGTGCAGCATATTGAAGTTCGATAG